CCCATCGGCAAGGCCTTCGATGGTCGTCACTTTTCGGCCATCGCACATCGCGGCAAGCGTCAGACACGAAAGCTGTCGGCGGCCGTCGATGATGACCGTGCAGGCACCGCATTGGCCGTGGTCGCAGCCTTTTTTCGAGCCTGTCATCTCAAGCTGCTCGCGGAGGGCATCGAGCAGCGAGGTCCGCGTGTCGACCGGGAGCGTGTGCTCCTTTCCGTTGACGCTGAGCTTGACGGTCAGCTTCTCGACCGCAATGCCGCCCTCGACCGCAGGCTCGCTCGCCACCGCCGGCACGGCATCGCCGATCTTGACCGCGGCAACGCCTATGCCCGCGACCGCCGACTTCTTTAAGAAGTCGCGACGTGAACCATCGGCAGAAACAGCCTGATCCTGAAGAGGTTTTTTT
The DNA window shown above is from Chloracidobacterium sp. and carries:
- a CDS encoding 2Fe-2S iron-sulfur cluster binding domain-containing protein, with translation MIVLKSRFQTKTMYDEKKPLQDQAVSADGSRRDFLKKSAVAGIGVAAVKIGDAVPAVASEPAVEGGIAVEKLTVKLSVNGKEHTLPVDTRTSLLDALREQLEMTGSKKGCDHGQCGACTVIIDGRRQLSCLTLAAMCDGRKVTTIEGLADGDKLHPMQSAFIERDGMQCGYCTPGQICSAVAMLEEARNGEASFVTENINAIPRGQKLTKAEIQERMSGNICRCGAYPNIVAAIEDVQAGGAK